GTGATTTTTGAGATTCCAGTGGAGGATAATATTACTCGTCTGATGGCAATGTATGGCGATTATACAAAGGTACCCAAAATTTGTTCTTTGCGTAGCTGCCGATACTATTATCCAATTCTTGCGGTCGGCTTTGATGCATTTTATGTGCATTGGGGGCAGGATCCTGGAATGGCACAGCAGGTATTGAATACATTGGATATTGACGATCTTAATGGCACAGAAAATACTTACGGGCTTTATGGACGAGATCAGGCTCGTTTAAATAGTGGGATGAGTTTGGAACATACAGGCTATTTTGATGGGACCGGACTTGCTGCCGCTTTAAAACAAAATGGTGTACGTACGGATTTGAAGTCGGAAAAAACTGGAGCGGCTTTTTCATTCCAGTCGGGGACGAATTTAATAAAGCCTGATGGCAATGCTTGTACAAAGATGAATGTGCAGTTTGGCCAGGGGGATTATTTTAGCACCTTTACCTATGATTCAAAGACTGGAACTTATCTAAAACAGCACAATGGAAAGCCACATGTCGATGGAGTTACCGGGGCACAGTTAAGCTTTACAAATGTGATCGTTTTGGAAACAGACATTTCACAGATGGACAATACCGGCCACAAAAGTGTAAACTGGAAGGGTGGCAAGGGAACCTATAAAGGTTATTATCTCTCTGACGGAATGGTACAGTCGATTACATGGGAGAAAACCGGAGAGTATGATTATCTTAAGTTTTATGACAACAGTGGAAAAGAACTGAAAATTAACCGCGGAAAAACCTATATTGCGCTCAATTATCCGGGCTATGTTACTTGTTCCTGAAAAATAAAAAATTAGTAAGACCCGCCGAGGGACAGAGAAATCTGTACTTCGACGGGCCTTTTTTATTATGTTTTTTCTTTTTTGCCCCAAAAGGCGAATTTAAAGCGCTTTTTTTCGGAGGAGTGAAAGGAGTGGTGCAGCCACATGAATGAAAAAATAAAAATTTCTGCGGACGGAGGAGGGACAGCAAAAATTCTCCGTGCGTTTCAGGGAGAACACAATGCAAGAACATATCAGATAGAAATTGATGCACCCGATGGTCAGCAAATTGATCTTTCTGGAACAACAGCAATGTTTTATATTTCCGAAAAAGATAAAGTCTTGCAGCTTCCGATGACAATCTCCGAAAATTTAGCATCTGTTACTTTGACGAATGAAGCATGCAGATATCCTGGAGATTTAAAATGTTGGATTCAGATTGTGAAACCCCAAGCTTATGATCTGCGGGTTGATAATTTGATTCTGCGGGTCTTTCCCTGCAAAATTGATGAAGCGATTCCTGACGATGGAGAAGTTCCGATTTTGTATCAACTGATTTCTGAGACTAAAAAAGCAACTCAGAGCGCAAATCAAGCTGCAGAAGGGGCTAATGCTGCGGCGAAAGATCTGCAGCTGGCTGTTACTTCAGCAACAGCGGCGGCACAGTCGGAACAAAATGCAAAATCCAGCGAAATAGTGGCAGAAGCCAGCGCAGATAAAGCAATGGAGTATACTGCAGTTTTCAAAAACTCCGGCTATCATAACAGCGTTTATCGAGGGAAAGACATTAGTCCGAACGAGGCTGACGGCTCCATGTATACCAATATTGCAAATGGAACTTTTGACGATATTTTTGTTGGGGATTATTTTACGAAAATGATCAACGGCACAAGTTATGTGCTGCGTGTTGCTGGGTGTGACTCTTATCTTAACCGAGGAAATATTGCACTGACTACGCATCATATCGTTGTAGTTCCAGATGCAGCTTGTGGCACTTATCCAATTAGTGACACTGGGACTATAGATGGCGGGTATGTAGGCAGCAAGATGTATACTGATACGTTACCGTTATGGGCTGGATATCTCAGCACTGCATTTGGAACGCATTTATTAACGCTTCGGGAACTGTTTGTAAATTCTATTTCTTCCAATATTCCTTCTGATTGGTCATGGTATGACAGCAAAGTCGGTCTTATGGCCTCTGAAGAGGTTGCAGGGTGTGGTGCATTTGGACTTAATACGTCTGGATATCCTTTTAATATCGGAATTGCTTACGGACAACTTCCATTATTCCGACTTTCCCCTGATAAAATTTGCATTAGACATATGTATTGGCTGAGAAATATCGTCAATATTGCCACTTTTGTGGTTGTCAATGACAGCGGAGAACTTGGTCGAAACAATGTTGCAA
This genomic window from Caproicibacterium sp. BJN0003 contains:
- a CDS encoding DUF3048 domain-containing protein, translated to MKNAKTLALALAVTLLMAGCGQTTPVSSAPEAPASSASVSSQSQNEENPKNMDLLTGLGTLTDGAVGKRPVAVMVNNLVDSLPQYGVSDADVIFEIPVEDNITRLMAMYGDYTKVPKICSLRSCRYYYPILAVGFDAFYVHWGQDPGMAQQVLNTLDIDDLNGTENTYGLYGRDQARLNSGMSLEHTGYFDGTGLAAALKQNGVRTDLKSEKTGAAFSFQSGTNLIKPDGNACTKMNVQFGQGDYFSTFTYDSKTGTYLKQHNGKPHVDGVTGAQLSFTNVIVLETDISQMDNTGHKSVNWKGGKGTYKGYYLSDGMVQSITWEKTGEYDYLKFYDNSGKELKINRGKTYIALNYPGYVTCS